AAAGCGTTTAGAGAAGAGTCGTTCATCAGTCCAAACAAGCTGTCGCTAGCGAATTGGTGCAAGCGCGATTTTGAGTGATCATTGACACCCCTTTTACGGCGAAGAAACTCAGTTCATGCTCGGCGACACCGCCATCATCACTAACGGGGCAGCAGCCTTCCTCGTTGGCATGCTCACCAGCCCACACTGCTTACTGATGTGTGGACCGCTGTCTTGTGGACTCTTAGGCGGGCCAAAGCAATCTGCCGAGCAGACCTTATTTTCCCGTTCAGCTTATCATATTTCGCGGGTGTTATCCTACGGTATCGTCGGTGCAGTGGCTGGCACACTCGGATACGCGTTCATGCAAACGACTGCATGGAGCCTCCAGCCCTTACTCCCTTGGGTATTTGTCGCCCTCTTGCTCGCCTTTACGTTTCGCATTCACGCGCACATCCCTAAGCCACCCTGGGCTGCGAAGTTCGCTCAAAGCATGACTCTGCATACGCGGTCCTGGCCTCCAGTATTCCAAGGCGTGTCGCTTGGGCTGATCACCCCGATGCTGCCGTGTGGTCCGCTCTACTCTGTTTTTTGGATCGCAATGATGGCGAGTAGTCCATTGCTCGGAGCAGAACTTGGCCTAGGCTTTGGTTTGGGCACCATACCGCTTCTCTGGTTGGGACAGCATGCATTTACCCGTTTGCGAAAAAAATTCTCCGGTCGCTGGATCAGTCGCCTTCAGCGATCTGTCGCTGGCATGGCAGCTTTGGCCATCGCCCTAAACGCACTCAATTTTGATGCTGATAGAATTCTAGAGCTCTGCGGTTTCTGACAGATTCCGCAAATTCCTGCCCAACGTCATCAGGAATGCGCAGACGCTCGGGTAAAGCGGGATTTTTTTGTAGCTTTTCCGCGACCGCATTTTAACCTCAACTGTCTTTGCACATGGACGAATCAACTACGCCCGAACCCACCCCAACCACGCCCAATGAAGAGGCCTACGATGCCTCAAAGATCCAGAAGCTCGAAGGGCTCGAGGGCGTCCGCAAACGTCCCGATATGTATATCGGTGACACCAACGAGCGTGGCCTCCATCACTGCGTGTTCGAGATTGTCGACAATTCGATCGATGAGGCACTAGCCGGCTACTGTAAGGAGATCCAAGTGCACATCCACAACGACGGTTCCCTCTCTGTTGAAGACGATGGCCGCGGAATTCCTGTAGATATCCACCCCAAATACGGCATCCCTGCTCTCGAACTGGTGATGACGAACCTGCACGCTGGCGGAAAGTTCGGCAAAGGCGCCTATCAGGTATCTGGAGGTCTCCATGGAGTCGGCGCCAAGTGCGTGAATGCAGTTTCTGAATGGTTTGAAGTCGAAGTCTCGAAGAACGAACAAGTCTACAAAATGGAATTCTCTCGGGGTAAAACTACCGAGAAAATGAAGGTCATCGGCGCGACAAAGAAATCCGGAACTAAGATCTCATTTCTTCCTGACCCCGAGATCTTCGAGACCACACGCGAATTTAAATACGAACTCCTCGCCAAACGTCTTCGCGAGCTGGCATTCCTCAATCCCGGCATCCGCATCATCATCGAAGACGAGCGCATCTCAAAAAAAGAAACGTTCTACTTCGAAAATGGGATCGCCGAATACGTGAGCTTCCTCAATCAGAGCAAGCAAATCGTTCACGAGGAAGTGATCTGCTTCAACGGGGAAGCCGATTCACCGAACCCCGACTTGGATGCCAAGATCGTCGTTGATATCGCCTTCCAATATAACGACGGCTATTCCGATCAGATTTTTTCCTACGCGAACTCGATTCACAATATAGAAGGCGGCACCCACCTTTCTGGTTTCCGTACGGCTTTGACGCGTGTCATCAACGCCTACGCCAAAAACAACAGCCTGGTCAAAGAAAAGGACCCCTCATTCACCGGTGATGACGTCCGCGAGGGCCTAACCGCTGTTATCTCAGTCAAAGTCCCAGAACCGCGCTTTGAAGGACAGACTAAGACCAAACTCTCCAACAGTGAAGTCGATGGGATCGTCCAACGCATCACCGGCGAAGAGCTTAAATTTTATTTCGAAACCCACCCCAAGGAAGCCAAGCGCATCATCGACAAATCGCTTAACGCAGCACGCGCCCGCGAGGCGGCTCGAAAAGCGCGCGAAACTGTCCGCAAGAGCGCCATGGTCTCGGGCGGATTGCCCGGCAAATTGGCAGACTGCTCTGAACGCGACCCATCGAAATGCGAGATCTACATTGTAGAGGGTGATTCCGCAGGCGGTTCGGCCAAACAAGGCCGCGACCGCGGCTACCAAGCTATTTTGCCCATTCGCGGCAAGCTTCTAAACGTCGAGAAAGCGAGACTCGACAAGGTCCTCAATAATCAGGAAATCCGCACCCTTATTACCGCAATCGGTACCGGCATCGGAGATCATGAGGGCGACGGCGCCTTCGACATCTCAAAGTCGCGCTACCATAAGATCATCATTATGACCGATGCGGACGTCGACGGCGCGCACATCCGCACCCTGCTACTCACTTTCATCTACCGGCAGATGAAGGGTCTCATCGAGGCGGGCTACGTCTACATCGCTCAACCCCCTCTTTACAAAATTAAGCGTAAACGCCGCGAGCAATACATCGACCACGACAACCAGCTGAACGAAATCCTTCTCGAACTGGGCACTGAAGACGTCACGCTCATACGTAACCGCGATGACCACCAGTTCCCTGGGGGCGAATTAGAGAAATTTATCGCCCTACTTGATCGCATGGAAACCCTTGGTCGCGGTGTCGAACGTTATGGTTGCGCGCTGTCACAATACCTCGACCAAAAAGATGAGGATACTCTCGAATTACCCCGTCACGTCGTGCGCATCCGCACCGGAAACGACGAAGAATATAACTTTGTTCGCACCGAAGAAGAATTGGCTGCGAAATATCAAGAGCTCGGCTTTGAGGATATTAATGACGAAGTGCTTATCCGCCAAGTCACTCGCGACGAGCAGCTCATTAACCAGCGCATCACTGTTCACGAGATATTCGAAGCCAACCAGATGAGTAAGCTGCTCATCCAGCTCCGCGATCTTGGGCTCGATATCAAGCAATTCACACCGTCGGAAGAGGCACGCTACCGTCTTGTAGAAAATCTGGGCGACGAGAAAAAAGAGTCCGTCACCGAGCTCCACACTATTCTCGAACTCATCGAAAACATCCGCCTACTCGGCCGCCGGGGCCTCTCCATCCAGCGCTACAAAGGACTGGGCGAAATGAACCCCAAACAGCTCTTCGAAACCACCATGGATCCGAAGACACGTAATCTCCTCAAGGTTGACATCATCGACGCTGCCCTGGCAGATGCCACCTTCTCGATGCTGATGGGCGAAGACGTAGCCAGCCGCCGCAGCTTCATCGAGGACAATGCCCTCAACGTCTCTCACCTCGACGTCTAAAATTCCGCCGCTGCTCACTGCTACGAACCGGCACTAACCGTTTTCTTTTCTCTTTTTCATGTCTGACGCCGAAACACCCGAACGTCTCGTCAATACGAACATCACCGAAATTATGGAATCGGCCTACATCGACTATTCGATGTCGGTCATCGTTTCCCGTGCCCTTCCCGATGCTCGCGACGGCCTCAAGCCTGTCCAACGCCGCATCCTCTATGCGATGCTGCGCGAAGGTCTGCTTCACAACAGACCCTTTGACAAGTGTGCTGGTGTGGTCGGTGAAGTGCTCAAGAATTACCACCCGCACGGGGATACTTCGGTATACGACACCCTCGTTCGCCTGGCTCAACCCTGGGTCATGCGCTACCCACTCATCGATCCACAGGGCAACTTTGGCTCCGTCGACGGTGATTCTCCAGCAGCCTATCGTTATACCGAGTGTCGCCTCACCAGCCTCGCCGAGGAAATGCTGCGCGACATCGACTCCGACACGGTAGACTTTGTCCCCAACTACAAAGAGTCGACTACTGAGCCCAGCGTCCTGCCCGCCTCGTTCCCGGAGCTGCTCGTCAATGGTTCCACCGGCATCGCGGTCGGAATGACGACCAACATTCCTCCGCATAACCTCACCGAAACCATCAATGCGGTATGCCTCGTGATTGATAACCCCTCGGTTTCCATCGAAGAGATTATGGAAGTCCTGCCCGGACCTGATTTTCCAACCGGTGGCACCATCAACGGGTTTTCTGGAATCGACTCCTACATGAAGACGGGCCGCGGCATCGTCCGCATGAAAGGCACCATCACTGTCGAAGAGAACAAGGATGGCAAAGAATACATCCTCATCACCGAA
This genomic window from Opitutales bacterium contains:
- a CDS encoding sulfite exporter TauE/SafE family protein, producing MLGDTAIITNGAAAFLVGMLTSPHCLLMCGPLSCGLLGGPKQSAEQTLFSRSAYHISRVLSYGIVGAVAGTLGYAFMQTTAWSLQPLLPWVFVALLLAFTFRIHAHIPKPPWAAKFAQSMTLHTRSWPPVFQGVSLGLITPMLPCGPLYSVFWIAMMASSPLLGAELGLGFGLGTIPLLWLGQHAFTRLRKKFSGRWISRLQRSVAGMAALAIALNALNFDADRILELCGF
- the gyrB gene encoding DNA topoisomerase (ATP-hydrolyzing) subunit B, yielding MDESTTPEPTPTTPNEEAYDASKIQKLEGLEGVRKRPDMYIGDTNERGLHHCVFEIVDNSIDEALAGYCKEIQVHIHNDGSLSVEDDGRGIPVDIHPKYGIPALELVMTNLHAGGKFGKGAYQVSGGLHGVGAKCVNAVSEWFEVEVSKNEQVYKMEFSRGKTTEKMKVIGATKKSGTKISFLPDPEIFETTREFKYELLAKRLRELAFLNPGIRIIIEDERISKKETFYFENGIAEYVSFLNQSKQIVHEEVICFNGEADSPNPDLDAKIVVDIAFQYNDGYSDQIFSYANSIHNIEGGTHLSGFRTALTRVINAYAKNNSLVKEKDPSFTGDDVREGLTAVISVKVPEPRFEGQTKTKLSNSEVDGIVQRITGEELKFYFETHPKEAKRIIDKSLNAARAREAARKARETVRKSAMVSGGLPGKLADCSERDPSKCEIYIVEGDSAGGSAKQGRDRGYQAILPIRGKLLNVEKARLDKVLNNQEIRTLITAIGTGIGDHEGDGAFDISKSRYHKIIIMTDADVDGAHIRTLLLTFIYRQMKGLIEAGYVYIAQPPLYKIKRKRREQYIDHDNQLNEILLELGTEDVTLIRNRDDHQFPGGELEKFIALLDRMETLGRGVERYGCALSQYLDQKDEDTLELPRHVVRIRTGNDEEYNFVRTEEELAAKYQELGFEDINDEVLIRQVTRDEQLINQRITVHEIFEANQMSKLLIQLRDLGLDIKQFTPSEEARYRLVENLGDEKKESVTELHTILELIENIRLLGRRGLSIQRYKGLGEMNPKQLFETTMDPKTRNLLKVDIIDAALADATFSMLMGEDVASRRSFIEDNALNVSHLDV